One Hydractinia symbiolongicarpus strain clone_291-10 chromosome 7, HSymV2.1, whole genome shotgun sequence genomic window, AAAAGATCAGGCTATTAAGGAAATTATCTTTTGACGTGATAATTTTGAAATGTTTAACAAAAGAGAAATCATTCCCTACAGAATTCCGCAAATTGATGTTTATTTAGACGCTAGTGATTACGCCATATGAGCGCACGTAAGAACGGACAGCAAAACATACACCtgttttaagaattttaaagttCATGAGAAAAACTTTAGTTCCACATGGCGGAAATTATATGCAATTCTGTTCACATTAGAAACATTCAAAACCATATTAAaaggaaaaattataaattgggAATCGGACAATTTCGCAGCTATTATAATAACAAAATCAGGTAGTGCAAAATCCCAGCTACAAGAAATAGCTGAACGTATTTTCAAAATCGGTTTTGATTATTCTATCGATATCAATATATCATGGATACCTGgaaaagaaaatcgtttggcagataaaataagtaaatattttgaCTACGATGATTGGCAAACTACAGAAAAGTGTTTCAATACACTGAACAGATTATGGGGGCCCCTGACAATTGACCGATTTGCAGACCACGAGAATGCGAAAACGCCAATATTTAATTCACGATTTTGGTGTCCCAGAACAGCGATCGTCGATGCGTTCATTGTCGCGTGGGGAAACGAAAATAATTACTTAATCCCGCCTACGTCATTAGTGAGCAGAACTTTAAGTCACATGGAGGCGTCGAAAGCCATAGGTGTGCTAGTTGTTCCATACTGGAAATCTGCAAAATTCTGGCCGTTATTAATCAACTCAGATTCGAAATTTAAAACGTTTGTCAAAGAATACCGTGTTTTTAAGATCCCTAGCGATTATGTTAGATTGGGAAATAACCGTGATGCTCTTATTGGCTCTGCTGCTTTTAAAAGCCCAATGATTGCACTAAGAATAGCATTTTCGTAAAACCGAGACAGTAATTATATGACGGAAACAAAATTGTACATCCTGAATTGTTACGAAATATTTAGGTCAGCAGGATTGCAGATCCCTACTGCTGTGAAAACACAATCGTAAAAAGTGTAAACAGATGGGCAGTCAAGCCCAAGTTTAAGAGGAAGGTAGCATTAGCAGGAGTGCAGATGGCTACTGGATATAAACTTTGGGTTGCTTAACCCACTATTTTAAGGAAGGTAGAATCAGCAGGATTGCAGATGTCTACTGGGCATTGAAACGACTGTATGAGGATTATATGTTGCCGGTTGTGCAAAACGTAATAAAATTAGCAGGATTGCTCAGGTTAACAAAGTAGGTTAGCAGAATTGCAAAAAACAGGTGTTGTACTAAAAGATGAGTGTAAATGcataataattatatttatccTCTGAATTTAGACATTGTCAAATCTTACGTTGAAAAACAAACTCCTGGAAATGCGAATAAAGAGCTTAAAGTACTAGCTGATCAAATTCcaaatgtttttgacaaatgTCGAGAATCAACTACTCTAAAGAAGTATACTTGTTATTTTAACCTTAAGATTGGGTCGAGCGATACTCATTAAAATGTTTCCCAGCCGACGAATTCCAGGTGGCATTTTTCTTGTTAAGTTTAATTCAAGGTGATGCGTCTATTAGTATAATCGAGAGCTGTTTTTATGCCATAAAGTTTCACCACAACATCATTTCATGTCATGATCCTTGCGAAGCTCCTATCGTTAAAAACATGCTTGAGGCggcaaagaaaataaagaagcaACAAGTGAAGAAGAAAGATCCTATAACAGTAGACCACCTTAAttcgatttttaattatttgggAGGTGAAAATGCCGATTTGAAGAATTTAAGAACACTAGTGATATGCTTGATAGGATTTAGTGGCTTCTTAAGATTTAATGAAATTGTAAACTTAAGTCGATCTGACATCATTTTCTTTCACACGTACATGACACTTTTCATCAGCAAAAGCACAACCGACGTTTATAGGAAAGGTTCAACATTGTTTATTGCAGAAAATAATTCCGACTTGTGTCCCGTTAAGAATCTTAAGCAGTATTTAGTAAAAGCAGAAATTGCTGAAAATTCggaaaaatttatatttcgAGCAATAACCGCAGGGAGAAAATTTTAGATGTGATTAAGGATATAGGGTTAGGTCCAAGAAATTTCGGATTACACAGTCTTCGTTCAGGCGGTGCATCTGCAGCGGCTAACACTGGAGTTAATGATCGGTTATTCAAACGACATGGACGTTGGAAGTCAGACCAGGCAAAAGACGGGTATGTTGAGGATAACATAAGTGCTTTACTCTCTGTATCTCAGACATTAGGACTTTGAAATTACCCTACGTTTAAGCACAGAATACTGAAGATGACTCCACTCACTAAGTTTTATTTCCCGAATAGCGTCCTAAGTCTTGAAGAGATTACGTAGACAATGAGGCTCTTATTTTCGGTTGAGCAaagtgaataagaaaataatattgCAAATTAGTGGTTTCAAAATTTCTAACCAACAGTCTTTCAAAATCCCATTTGGCAGATTATCGTTACCGGTAACTTTTTTAcgttttgaatttttcatatttttttttacaaacattgTCGCTATGTACGTAAAATTGAACACAGTGTCCGTGTGTATGGTTTATGTGTGTGAAGTTTCCCAAACGAATTCAGTATGTGGGTAGACGATCATTTTTATAAATCCTGCGATTGTGGAGAGGAATTCTCAGAAGATGAATTATTGCGTGTTTATCTCGTTTTAATGTTAATCGACTATAACGGGATCAATTGATTCGGAGATATTCGTACTTTTTCAagaaaaccatttttgatggtTGTCCAAAATTTTGTAGATTGTTTCTGTATTATGTTAGAAGTTTTGGATGATATACATTTCTTGCCTTAGGGACTGAATAAGTACAAGAGTTTCTTAGTTAGATCATACGTTTCCCAGTTGAAAGTTTTGGTGGAGTTGTTATCTTGTATTCATACCCTTTTTTTACTTCCCAAGTCAACCATGGACACATGGAGCCTTGTacgttgttaaaatatttttcaagtatCTAATTTTGCTGTCAACTTCATCCATTTGGTGTAAAGGTTCAGAGTCACAcgatgatatatatatatccatTCTTGATGAATTGGGATCATGTTTTGTAATTTCTACAATTTATATTCCTTGAATTGAGACGATTATGATTTAACTTTCATACAAAGTCAATAATGTCATCACCACTCACACTAAGAGCTGCTATAATAGCGGATCGTTAAAACTACATCGGTAAAGTGCTAGTATTGCTGGAAACTCTTGTAGTCGATTTGACTAATTGTTTTAAACCATTATTATTGATAATGTTTTTAAACTATTTATTGCTTACTTTCTTTAAGCAATCTGCATTTATGTCAACGAGGAGAATAATCTTATGAGAGCACTTGCTCGTGTTAATTATTATCCTTTGAAAAGGTTAGTTGAAATCTTTTACAAGATGAGTTGATGTGCCGGAGGGTTTACATAGAGTACTAAGTACTAACAAAAAGGTTTTTGAAGTTTTCAGGaagattttgtcaaaaaattgttTCTAATTTATCGGGTTCGTTCCGTTTTAAGTGCGAAAGATCATCGTTTCAATCTCCTGCTGAGTCATGGTAAGAGACTATATATTAAAATTGATCCTAGCGTTTAGAATTAGTGTGGAAAATTGATATATTAGGACGTTGTCTAGTTGAGTGGTTATTGTACTTGCACGGCTTCCATAGATTTAAGATTTTCTAAACAACCCTTTATTAACGAATTCGACCTTGTTTAAGTCAATTGATTGTTTTTTTGCAAGTATACAGAAAGTATACAGACATGTTTTTAAAGGAACTTATTAGCTATGTGATGCGCATGTAGAATATATTTGTTTGCAAAGATGTAGACAATGGGGAAAGAAAATAGGGGTAACTAGTCCAGTACTAGAAAACGAATATCTTATTCATTACCTGGTCCTATTAACATGCAGTTTGTGGCCACCATGACGGATTTTTCAACTTTAGCTGCCCAATAGGCCGAAAAGATTTTGTCTTTAAACTCCAACATTTTTCATAACACTTGATAAGAAATGTCATATTGATCCTACTGTAATAAAATActtatgtttttgaaaaatcaaACCGTTACGAGATattgaaaacttttgttttcctAATTCACAGGGTATTTATTAATATTCCGAATTATTTTTCACAACGCAATTAAGATGCAACAGGTTGATGCGTGTACTGTTTGTAACATTATTTTCATGACATGTCTGAGTCgagtaaaaacaacaacaacattttacGACATGTTTTTTTAAGCTTTCTACTCATACACGACTCATGATCACAAATGAATGTACAAATTCCAAGTAAATTTAAATACACAAAATATTGAAAGTCCCATAAGGATAAGCATATTCGTTTTAATTGAATAAATATAATGGTGCTGACGTGATATTTCTATTAAACTTaagtaaagaaaacaattttatcttTCGTGCTATTAACCAACGATGTCTTatgaaagaaatatataaatttgtTAATGGCATGTTACCTAGCTTTATGGAAGATATATTCTGAATTAGAGAATGCAAATATCAACATATCAAGCGTTCGACATACCGTTCCCTTCGTATGGTCTGAGCACCCTCGCAAATAGAACTGAAGTTTTGTCGCAGTCAGTCCTGCTCTTCCATTTATTGGAGAGATGTGTTCCTGctcaatactttttttattttatcttattttatcTTCATATAGtcgatttaaataaaattgactttaaataataacaaagagGAAGAGGACAGAGGTCTCTTTTTTCtgcataaataataataataattaaacaCTCCTTCTGTCAATACATAATTAGTAGAGTCTGACGTCAGAACAGTAAAAGTGCCACGTGGTGAGACGACATAAGAAAATGTTCACTAACTGCAGACGGTTGTTGCGTAGCAACTCTTTTGCCTGTGAGTTGTGGATGTCCCAAGATGTTTACAAGACCTTACTTTCAGGTGCCGTTGGGTTAAATACCGTTTGGGTTGGAAAGCCaggaaaatactttttttaaaaaaaaaatttcattttataattttataaaataaggaAATACGGAACATAAAACtttgtagtttttatatttcattgGTGGTAAATGCTAAAAAAACGCATAGGTATAGCATGtaacctaaaataaaaaacagtcgCGTAAAATAGATACGTTATTcatattatattattaaaatcTATAATATGTACAATATAGACAAATAAATATAtcataaaagagatttaaatcaTTCTTCATTTATTTTATGAGTTTGTTTGGTATTTGCTAGTATTCGTCTCTCCGCCATTTTCAATTTGATATAACTTAATAGCCAGTTCGTCTTTCTTCTTAAATCTAAAGTGGAAAAACgtacttaattaaaaaaaataaaggctTTCGcagtgaaaagtaatttaaagtatatatatacagaatTTGTTGCACCAATGCAGGGGAATTAACCATAAATGTCGCAatgtaaaaaattttatgttgCAAATCAATCAATGtcccaaaaacaacaacaccaacaataacaacaacaacaacaacaacaacaacaacaacaatacgaACAGAAGCAACATTGATTTAACCTAAGATGACACCATTAACAAAAATCGCAGCTTACAATTATGATCACAAATTTTGTAGTACACAAAGTGGATGAAAACAAGCAAGCAGGAAAAAAAGAAGCAAGCAGACAAACTAATAGTGAAATCGCCTTAATGTTAGATATCTACCTGCAAGCACGTTCATCATAATGTAAAAATTAGTATTTTCTTATATGGAGTAGATTTGCTAATTAAGTATTGTGTTTCTCAGTGTTTATTTGTTCTGGATAAAGGTGTTGATGGAAAAGATACAAATGCTTAAACGCAGTTGATTAATGATAAGGAAACAGGTTGCAAGGGTTGTTTGTTAACATTGGTGAAAGTTGTAGTTAATGCCAATTCATTTCGAGCGATGTAGATAATCTTGTTAAATGTAGTACTACAAGGCTAGTTAGATAAGGCGAACCTAACGTTGATGGCACTCGCATACCGAAGATCTCCATTTAGTAACTGTGACATGACtgatatttttagtatttttttgtattaacttttgATTTCTGCTGTTGAGAATAGTATTATTACTTGGACATGTTCTTCAAATAGCAAAATCAGCATGTCGTTTTAGGaacttatcaatacatttaaaggTGATTTTAAAATGAGCAATGCATTAAAGACAAACGCATAATATGCTAATATCATCTCTATCTAGATTATTGACGCTACTGCGTCttaaaatgtaaattatttctaaaacaattttaaggtaccttttatttcttgttttccTGCTTTTTTTTCAAGCTTTCGATTTTCCATGCATCCAAATAATCTTCGG contains:
- the LOC130648438 gene encoding uncharacterized protein LOC130648438, which codes for MFHFNLKQGYHHIDIFEEQTYPEFSWKFEGITKHFIFTVLPFGLTSAPFYFYKRKALSGVASSYETCLIESEFVQGTLFKSGFVVNNDKSVWNPQKEVIWLGVKADLHRNAFTIPQIRVNSILDCINKAIQNFPYSIARNLARLCGKIVSTKFVVKELIQLKTRNLYKIINAEMSRDSRINLKKKIRLLRKLSFDVIILKCLTKEKSFPTEFRKLISTWRKLYAILFTLETFKTILKGKIINWESDNFAAIIITKSGSAKSQLQEIAERIFKIGFDYSIDINISWIPGKENRLADKISKYFDYDDWQTTEKCFNTLNRLWGPLTIDRFADHENAKTPIFNSRFWCPRTAIVDAFIVAWGNENNYLIPPTSLVSRTLSHMEASKAIGVLVVPYWKSAKFWPLLINSDSKFKTFVKEYRVFKIPSDYVSRIADPYCCENTIVKSVNRWAVKPKFKRKVALAGVQMATGYKLWVA